One segment of Strix aluco isolate bStrAlu1 chromosome 4, bStrAlu1.hap1, whole genome shotgun sequence DNA contains the following:
- the MYOZ2 gene encoding myozenin-2, whose translation MLSHSAMVKERKQQASAIMDEIHRNVSPSLNLGKKVSTPRDIMVEELSTLSNRGARLFKRRQRRSDKYTYENYHYVANKPRNRGEPIQSVKMDGLSVEGIPQHAPLTPPNTPDPRSPPHPDNIAPGYSGPLKEIPPEKFNTTSVPKYYQSPWIEAIRDDPELLEALYPKLFKPEAKPELPDYRSFNRVATPFGGFERASKLVKFKVPDFNLLMLNDPRFMILANPLATRRSFNRTPKGWTSENIPVVFIQPSDSNTVPETEDL comes from the exons TCTCACCCAGCTTAAACCTTGGAAAAAAGGTCAGCACCCCCAGAGATATCATGGTAGAGGAGCTGTCGACACTCAGCAACAGAGGTGCAAGACTCTTCAAGAGACGTCAGCGGAGATCTGACAAATACACATACGAAAATTATCATTATGTAGCAAACAAGCCAAGAAAT CGTGGAGAGCCCATACAGAGTGTTAAAATGGACGGCCTCAGTGTGGAAGGAATTCCCCAGCATGCCCCATTGACACCTCCTAATACACCCGATCCCCGGAGCCCACCACATCCTGACAACATTGCCCCAG GATATTCTGGACCACTGAAAGAAATTCCTCCTGAAAAGTTCAACACTACTTCTGTGCCAAAGTATTATCAGTCTCCCTGGATAGAAGCCATTAGGGATGATCCAGAGCTGCTGGAAGCTTTATATCCTAAACTTTTTAAACCTGAAGCAAAGCCAGAACTGCCTGACTACAGGAGCTTTAACAG AGTTGCCACTCCCTTTGGTGGTTTTGAGAGAGCATCAAAGCTGGTTAAATTCAAAGTACCAGATTTTAATCTACTGATGCTAAACGACCCCAGATTCATGATCCTTGCAAACCCTCTTGCTACCAGAAGATCCTTCAATAGGACTCCTAAAGGATGGACGTCCGAGAATATTCCTGTAGTATTCATTCAGCCATCGGATTCCAACACTGTTCCAGAAACAGAGGATCTGTGA